In a single window of the Amia ocellicauda isolate fAmiCal2 chromosome 20, fAmiCal2.hap1, whole genome shotgun sequence genome:
- the LOC136715687 gene encoding cadherin-23, with protein MQDAFGIDFHTGAVFVRSPLNRELVASFQIFISVHDNASDIIDQSVSVPNAMLTVNVLDVNDNAPRFRPFGVTSFSEQILEGAQPGTTLLSVSAVDPDKGPNGQVTYELWNLPRGGYLRLEDPSAGKIVANRTVDFEQVQWLNFTVRAQDHGAPPRATELPVSLCIVDTNDNNPVFAQPSYQKAVFEDVALGTVVQRVMATDADSGPFSVIEYSLVDGEGRFGITPSTGDIYILAPLDRETKDHYTLTAVARDNPGGSVNNRRENSVQVLVTVLDVNDFRPRFPERVYSTSVFENEPSGTSIITLSASDLDEGENGMLLYSLQGPGAEAFSVEPDTGLVRSLRLLQSFERFNLTAVATDRGRPPLCGMATLCITVIDVNDNRPTFVRPANGTIMHIQEECPPGLVVYEVFATDGDEGVNGEVRYGFLQTGAGNRDWENFHIDPETGVITTAVRLDREKQALHSLIVVAFDLGQPVPYETTQPLQVALSDIDDNEPVFLKPPRGSVPYQSLWVPEHSSPGTLVGNVTGAVDADEGSNAVVYYFIAGGDNEGNFQMSQEGVLRVTRELDREVMPVYPIIVKASSNGNWTPPRGQRSARPRALDPSLDPTLQEVRVHLEDINDQPPRFAKPEYTAGVAADAKVGSDLIRVRALDADVGNNSLVLYRILSIRYVRLQSNDSEDVGNVFTIGEIDGVVRTFDLFTAYKPGYFVVDVLASDLAGHSDTATIGIYILRDDQRVKIVVNEIPERVRQFQDEFISLLSNITGAIVNTDDVQFHVDKKDRVNFAQTDVLIHVVNKQTNRILDVERVIQMIDENKEQLRNLFRNYNVLDVQPAVSGRAPDDFTTLQMAIIILAVLLFLAAMLFIFMNWYYRTVHKRKLKAIVAGSTGNQGFMDILDMPNTNKYSFEGANPVWLDPFCRNLELAAQAEHEDDLPENLSDITDLWNSPARTHGTFGREPQASKPEDDRYLRAAIQEYDNIAKLGQIMREGPIKGSLLKVVLDDYLHLKKLFAARLVTKSTSNADESSITELIQSDVDEEEEERGSGGGRGTLRFKHKHPVELRGPEGIHAVHGSTGTLLTSDLNSLPEDDQRALGRSLEALHAEGPYADRNARTESAKSTPLHKTRQTISESPLEITEL; from the exons CCATGCTCACGGTCAACGTCCTGGACGTGAATGACAACGCCCCGCGGTTCCGCCCGTTCGGGGTGACCAGTTTCTCGGAGCAGATCCTGGAGGGGGCCCAGCCCGGCACCACGCTGCTGTCCGTCTCGGCCGTGGACCCGGACAAGGGCCCGAACGGCCAGGTGACCTACGAGCTGTGGAACCTGCCGCGCGGGGGCTACCTGCGTCTCGAGGACCCCTCGGCAG GTAAGATCGTGGCGAACCGCACGGTGGACTTCGAGCAGGTGCAGTGGCTGAACTTCACGGTACGGGCCCAGGACCACGGCGCTCCCCCGCGCGCCACCGAGCTGCCCGTTTCCCTGTGCATCGTCGACACCAATGACAACAACCCTGTCTTCGCACAGCCGTCCTACCAG AAGGCCGTGTTCGAGGACGTGGCTCTGGGCACGGTGGTGCAGCGCGTCATGGCCACGGACGCCGACTCGGGGCCCTTCTCGGTGATCGAGTACAGCCTGGTGGATGGAGAGGGCCGCTTCGGCATCACCCCCTCCACG ggtGATATCTACATCCTTGCCCCTCTGGACCGAGAGACCAAAGACCATTACACCCTGACAGCCGTGGCCCGTGACAACCCAGGGGGCAGTGTCAACAATCGGCGCGAGAATTCTGTGCAG GTTCTGGTCACAGTTCTGGACGTGAATGACTTCCGTCCGCGGTTCCCGGAGCGCGTCTACAGCACCAGCGTGTTCGAGAACGAGCCCAGCGGCACGTCCATCATCACGCTGTCCGCCAGCGACCTGGACGAGGGCGAGAACGGCATGCTGCTCTACTCGCTGCAGGGCCCCGGCGCCG AGGCGTTCTCGGTGGAGCCGGACACGGGCCTGGTGCGCTCGCTGCGCCTGCTCCAGTCCTTCGAGAGGTTCAACCTGACGGCCGTGGCCACGGACCGGGGGCGGCCCCCTCTCTGTGGCATGGCCACGCTGTGCATCACCGTCATCGACGTGAACGACAACCGGCCCACGTTCGTGCGGCCGGCCAACGGCACCATCATGCACATCCAGGAG GAGTGTCCCCCGGGGCTCGTGGTGTACGAGGTGTTTGCGACGGACGGTGACGAGGGGGTGAACGGCGAGGTGCGCTACGGCTTCCTGCAGACGGGCGCCGGGAACCGCGACTGGGAGAACTTCCACATCGACCCAGAGACCGGCGTCATCACCACGGCCGTGCGGCTCGACCGGGAGAAGCAGGCCCTGCACAGC CTGATCGTGGTGGCCTTTGACCTGGGCCAGCCGGTGCCGTACGAGACCACGCAGCCCCTGCAGGTGGCGCTGTCTGACATCGACGACAATGAGCCCGTGTTCCTCAAGCCCCCG CGGGGCAGCGTGCCATACCAGTCTCTGTGGGTGCCGGAGCACTCCAGCCCTGGGACACTGGTGGGCAACGTGACTGGCGCTGTGGACGCTGACGAGGGCTCCAACGCCGTGGTGTACTACTTCATCGCAG GGGGCGACAATGAGGGCAATTTCCAGATGAGCCAGGAGGGGGTCCTGCGCGTGACGCGGGAGCTGGACCGGGAGGTGATGCCCGTGTACCCCATCATCGTCAAGGCCTCCAGCAACGGCAACTGGACACCCCCacggggtcagaggtcagcccGCCCCCGCGCCCTGGACCCCAGCCTGGACCCCACTCTGCAGGAGGTCAGGGTGCACCTGGAGGACATCAACGACCAACCGCCCCGCTTCGCCAAGCCCGAGTACACCGCGG GGGTGGCGGCGGACGCAAAGGTGGGCTCAGACCTGATCCGGGTGCGGGCGCTGGACGCAGACGTGGGCAACAACAGCCTGGTCCTGTATCGCATCCTGTCGATCCGCTATGTCCGGCTGCAGTCCAACGACTCTGAGGACGTGGGCAACGTCTTCACCATCG GAGAGATAGACGGGGTGGTGCGGACATTTGATCTGTTCACGGCCTACAAGCCGGGCTACTTCGTGGTGGACGTGCTGGCCAGTGACCTGGCAGGCCACAGCGACACGGCCACCATCGGCATCTACATCCTGCGGGACGACCAGCGAGTGAAGATCGTGGTGAACGAGATCCCGGAGCGAGTGCGCCAGTTCCAGGATGAGTTTATCAGCCTGCTGTCCAACATCACTGGCGCCATCGTCAACACGGACGACGTGCAG TTCCACGTGGATAAGAAAGATCGTGTGAACTTCGCCCAGACTGACGTCCTGATCCACGTGGTCAACAAGCAGACCAATCGCATCCTGGACGTGGAGAG GGTGATCCAGATGATCGACGAGAACAAGGAGCAGCTGCGCAACCTGTTCCGGAACTACAACGTGCTGGACGTGCAGCCGGCCGTGAGCGGCAGAGCGCCGGACGACTTCACCACCCTGCAG atggcCATCATCATCCTGGCAGTGCTGCTCTTCCTCGCCGCCATGCTCTTTATCTTCATGAACTGGTACTACAGGACTGT ACACAAAAGGAAGCTGAAGGCCATAGTAGCAGGATCCACAG GTAACCAGGGCTTCATGGACATCCTCGACATGCCGAACACCAACAAGTACTCATTCGAGGG GGCGAACCCGGTGTGGCTGGACCCATTCTGCAGAAACCTGGAGCTGGCAGCGCAGGCCGAACACGAGGACGACCTGCCTGAGAACCTGAGTGACATCACCGACCTGTGGAACAGCCCCGCCCGCACCCAC GGCACATTCGGGCGCGAGCCACAGGCATCCAAACCTGAGGATGACCGCTACCTGCGCGCTGCCATCCAGGAGTACGACAACATCGCCAAGCTGGGCCAGATCATGAGGGAGGGGCCCATCAAG GGCTCCCTGCTGAAGGTGGTTCTGGACGATTATCTGCATCTGAAGAAGCTGTTTGCCGCACGTCTGGTCACCAAGTCCACCAGCAATGCTGACGAGTCCTCCATCACTGAG ctGATCCAGAGTGACGtagacgaggaggaggaggagcgcgGCTCGGGCGGCGGGCGCGGCACGCTGCGCTTCAAGCACAAGCACCCGGTGGAGCTGCGCGGGCCGGAGGGCATCCACGCGGTGCACGGCAGCACCGGCACCCTGCTGACCTCCGACCTTAACAGCCTGCCGGAGGACGACCAGCGCGCCCTCGGACGCTCCCTGGAGGCGCTGCACGCCGAGGGCCCCTACGCCGACCGCAACGCCCGCACCGAGTCGGCCAAGTCCACCCCGCTGCACAAGACCCGGCAGACCATCTCGGAGTCCCCGCTGGAGATCACGGAGCTATGA